A stretch of the Cyprinus carpio isolate SPL01 chromosome B4, ASM1834038v1, whole genome shotgun sequence genome encodes the following:
- the LOC109076257 gene encoding gastrula zinc finger protein XlCGF8.2DB-like, producing MVFIKEESEDLRIEETFRVKQEDTEEQTDLMALKEEKEVLNEIGEEDQHEDLQKTGTRSYFACYSQQGNFKVQMRIHTGKKPFTCEQCGKSFTLKIGLKRHMKIHTGEKPYMCPQCGKSFCQSGNLKVHMGIHTGKRYIICQQCGKSFTRKANHDRHMRIHTGEKLYTCQYCGESFAQRENLTVHMRVHTRENSYLCHQCGKRFRQRRNLTVHMRTHTGKKPFTCEQCGKCFTRKLGLKRHMRIHNGETPFTCQFCGRSFNQKGTLNRHMGIHTGEKPFSCQLCRKTFTRKIGLERHMRIHTGEKPYRCSQCARSFIQHGNLTVHMRIHNGESPFTCHQCGKSFNHKGSFNRHMRTHTGEKPYIMRIHCVKILDRLWIIIVNLYAFIVERQ from the coding sequence ACCTAATGGCACTGAAAGAGGAAAAAGAAGTACTTAATGAAATTGGAGAGGAAGATCAACATGAGGATCTTCAAAAGACAGGAACTAGAAGTTATTTTGCTTGTTACAGTCAACAAGGAAACTTTAAAGTCCaaatgagaattcacactggaaaaAAGCCTTTTACTTGTgaacagtgtgggaagagtttcactctTAAAATAGGTCTTAAAaggcacatgaaaattcacactggcGAAAAGCCTTACATGTgtcctcagtgtggaaaaagtttctgtCAAAgtggaaaccttaaagtccacatgggAATTCACACTGGGAAGCGCTATATcatctgccaacagtgtgggaAAAGTTTCACTCGTAAAGCAAATCATGAcagacacatgagaattcacacaggaGAAAAGCTTTACACATGCCAATACTGTGGAGAGAGTTTTGCTCAACGTGAAAACCTTActgttcacatgagagttcacaccaGAGAGAATTCTTACTTGTGCCACCAGTGTGGAAAACGTTTCCGTCAACGTCGAAACCTTACAGTCCATATGAGAACTCACACTGGAAAAAAGCCTTTCACCTGTGAACAGTGTGGAAAATGTTTCACTCGTAAATTAGGTCTTAAAAGGCACATGAGAATACACAATGGGGAAACTCCCTTCACCTGCCAATTTTGTGGAAGAAGTTTCAATCAAAAAGGAACCCTTAACAGGCACATgggaattcacactggagagaagcctttttcCTGCCAGCTGTGTAGAAAAACCTTCACCCGTAAAATAGGTCTTGaaaggcacatgagaattcacacggGAGAAAAGCCTTATAGATGCTCTCAATGTGCAAGAAGTTTCATTCAACATGGAAACCTGACAGTCCACATGAGAATACACAATGGAGAGAGTCCCTTCACCTGCCaccaatgtggaaaaagtttcaatcATAAAGGAAGCTTTAACCggcacatgagaactcacactggagagaagccttacatcATGAGAATTCATTGTGTTAAGATTTTGGATAGACTTTGGATCATTATTGTAAACTTATATGCCTTCATTGTGGAAAGGCAATAA